GCGTATGCTGCCCCCGTATGTCACTCGTGGTTCTGGTCACGTTGCCCCCCGAACGCGCGCACGAACTTGCCCGAACGCTGGTCAGCGAGCGTCTGGCGGGGTGCGTGAATGTGATTGGCGGCGTTCACAGCATCTACCGCTGGGAGGGGGACATTGCGGAGGACCCCGAGACGCTGCTGCTGATCAAGACCACCGGGGAACGCTACCCCGAGCTGGAGGCGCGCATCCGAACCATGCACCCCTACGAGGTGCCCGAGATCATCGCCCTGCCCTTCGACCGGGCCTTGCCCGAGTTCCAGAGCTGGCTGCTGGGCGCCACCGCCCTGCGCGGCGAGTAAGGGGGCCGCTCCCCCCGTTCCGGCTTCCACTCGGAAAGCCGCCCGGTCGTTGGGGAGGTTCTCCTGACTGCCCCGCTGTCACGGTGTCCCGGTACACTGGAGCATGACCGTGCCCGGGCACGACTCCGGCCTGCCGCCCCACGCGGCCCGCCTGGGTGGGACGCTCCTGGCCGCACTGGAAGACGCGGCGGACCCGGCGCTGCTGCTGGAACGGGGGCCGCCCGCGGGGGAGGGCGGGGCGGCGTGGCGGGCGGTGTTCGTCAACCGGGCCTTCGCGCGGCTGCTGGGGGCTGAGCCCGCCGCGCTCCTGCACGCCACCTTCGACGAGCTGATCGCCCGGGTGCGGGGCAATTTGGTGGGAACGGACGCCGCGCACTTCGTGCGGCGCCAGGAGAGCTTCCGGGTGGACCTGCAACTGCGCGCCGGTGGGGCGCGCTGGATGGACGTGCAGTCCACGCCGCTGCACGTGGGGCCGGGCGCGGCGAATGGGGAGCCCACCCACTGGTGGGTCGTGCTGCGTGACGTGACTGCCGAGCGCCAGGCCCTCGCCCTCGCCACCGGGCAGTCACGCGCGCTTCACCTCGCCGTGCGGGGGGCGCCGCTGAGCACCATCCTGCGCGCCCTGACCGCCACCCTGGACGAGCGGCTGCCCGGCAGCGCCGCGAGCGCGAGCCTGCTGGGCGGCGACCACCTGCACCTGCTGGGCTCGCCGCGCCTGCCGCCGGCGGCAACGGACCTGCGCCTCCCCCTGGCCGCCGCGCA
This genomic interval from Deinococcus aerius contains the following:
- the cutA gene encoding divalent-cation tolerance protein CutA codes for the protein MSLVVLVTLPPERAHELARTLVSERLAGCVNVIGGVHSIYRWEGDIAEDPETLLLIKTTGERYPELEARIRTMHPYEVPEIIALPFDRALPEFQSWLLGATALRGE